From the Lathyrus oleraceus cultivar Zhongwan6 chromosome 4, CAAS_Psat_ZW6_1.0, whole genome shotgun sequence genome, one window contains:
- the LOC127075246 gene encoding PH, RCC1 and FYVE domains-containing protein 1 — MADRQKTGLGDSRDIEQAITSLKKGSYLLKYGRRGKPKFCPFKLSNDESLLIWYSGKEEKQIRLSTVSKIIPGQRTATFQRYPRPEKEYQSFSLIYNDRSLDLICKDKDEAEIWFAGLKALITRGNYRKWGYESRPESLYSDSPKSGTRRSIPSFAPFDPRDIDRVSFQNSSPNRWVKAFSEIISYTAVPSKGFSQAESITNSSMSSGSMDNSSNRNSASEAVRVSLSSAVSSSSQGSYQEDFDALGDVFIWGEGIYDGILGGGLHRVGNVSFSEMDAFLPKALESKVVLDVQSIACGYKHAVLVTKQGETFSWGEESGGRLGHGAEVDVLNPKLIDTLSGMNIELVACGEYHTCAVTYSGDLYTWGDGTHNSGLLGHGNEVSHWIPKKVGGALEGLRVSYVSCGPWHTAIVTSAGQLFTFGDGTFAALGHGDHSSSNIPREVETLKGLRTTRVSCGVWHTAAVVEVIDESVESSTQSSSGRLFTWGDGDKGQLGILDKKPRLVPVCVIALSNENICRVACGHSLTVALTTSGHVYTMGSTSFGQLGCPAANGMVPARVEDKIADSFIEDIACGSYHVAVLTSKAEVFTWGKGLNGQLGHGDNGHRNKPTLVQFLKDKQVKSVFCGSNFTAVVCLHKWIPSVDHSACSGCRNPFNFRRKRHNCYNCGLVFCNSCTSKKSMKASLAPNSNKTYRVCDDCYFKLKKTAESVSLQTPSWKSVSSQDSKAPKTQGTLLKLSSFGSIVQSESSHSKLPDSLDSHVFTALNGKLQLGGFVLSKLSNSLSVEARKYLSVSELATRISCQPTSPVSSKSSPRQSCEDIVHEDLRHRNGVLSHEVISLKTQVEELTRKSKSLEAELERTSKQLKEVAEVAADEAGKCKSAKEVIKSLTAQLKEMMQRLPEGHDADLSTDSYVETTNRIVDQSIDESHMTNMITPKNESRGNAEKVVLPNGVTTQSGKAEWVVQDEPGVYVSLSSLPGGGNELKRVRFSRRHFTEEEAEKWWAENGPKVLERHNVVAL, encoded by the exons ATGGCTGATCGTCAGAAAACTGGTCTTGGCGACAGTAGGGATATCGAGCAG GCAATTACATCTCTTAAGAAAGGTTCATATCTGCTAAAGTATGGGCGAAGAGGGAAGCCAAAGTTCTGCCCTTTTAAGCTTTCCAAT GATGAGTCTCTACTCATATGGTACTCTGGCAAGGAAGAAAAACAAATTAGGCTCAGTACCGTTTCAAAGATCATTCCTGGGCAGCGAACT GCAACATTTCAGCGGTATCCTCGACCAGAAAAGGAGTATCAGTCATTCTCTCTTATATACAATGATAGGTCCTTGGATTTG ATCTGCAAAGACAAAGATGAAGCCGAAATTTGGTTTGCTGGTCTGAAAGCATTAATTACCCGTGGTAACTATCGCAAGTGGGGATATGAATCAAGACCTGAAAGTCTGTATTCTGATAGTCCAAAGTCTGGCACAAGAAGATCCATTCCATCATTTGCACCATTT GATCCCAGAGATATCGACAGAGTTTCTTTTCAAAATTCTTCGCCAAATAGATGGGTAAAGGCTTTCTCTGAAATAATTTCATACACTGCTGTGCCTAGCAAGGGCTTCAGTCAAGCTGAATCAATTACCAATTCCTCTATGTCTTCTGGATCCATGGATAACTCAAGCAATAGAAATTCTGCGTCCGAGGCAGTTCGAGTTAGTTTATCCAGTGCTGTAAGTTCATCCAGCCAGGGTTCCTATCAAGAAGATTTTGATGCTTTAGGTGATGTTTTTATTTGGGGAGAAGGTATCTATGATGGAATTCTTGGTGGTGGTCTGCACAGAGTTGGAAACGTGTCTTTTTCAGAGATGGATGCATTCCTTCCCAAGGCATTGGAATCAAAAGTGGTTCTAGATGTTCAGAGTATAGCTTGTGGCTATAAACATGCTGTTCTAGTTACCAAACAGGGAGAAACATTTAGCTGGGGGGAGGAGTCTGGAGGAAGGCTTGGACACGGTGCCGAAGTGGATGTTCTTAACCCCAAGCTCATTGACACTCTTAGTGGCATGAACATTGAGTTAGTAGCATGTGGAGAATATCATACATGCGCTGTTACTTATTCTGGGGATCTTTATACCTGGGGTGATGGTACTCACAATTCTGGGTTACTTGGGCATGGAAATGAAGTTAGTCACTGGATTCCTAAGAAAGTAGGTGGTGCATTGGAAGGATTACGTGTATCATATGTGTCCTGTGGTCCCTGGCACACAGCTATTGTTACATCAGCTGGGCAGTTGTTTACATTTGGTGATGGAACTTTTGCCGCCTTAGGCCATGGAGATCATAGCAGTTCAAATATTCCTCGGGAAGTAGAAACTTTGAAAGGGTTGAGAACAACCAGGGTTTCATGTGGTGTTTGGCACACTGCTGCCGTTGTTGAGGTGATAGATGAATCTGTGGAATCTTCTACACAGTCATCTAGTGGAAGACTGTTCACTTGGGGTGATGGCGATAAAGGCCAACTTGGAATTCTTGATAAGAAACCTAGACTAGTTCCCGTATGTGTAATTGCATTGTCTAACGAAAACATTTGTCGTGTAGCTTGTGGCCACAGTCTTACAGTTGCATTGACGACGTCGGGACATGTGTATACAATGGGCAGTACATCTTTCGGACAACTTGGTTGTCCTGCAGCAAATGGGATGGTTCCTGCACGTGTTGAAGATAAAATTGCTGACAGTTTCATAGAAGATATCGCCTGTGGTTCATATCATGTTGCAGTCCTGACTTCCAAGGCAGAGGTTTTCACATGGGGGAAGGGTTTAAATGGGCAATTAGGTCATGGTGACAACGGTCACAGGAATAAGCCCACACTTGTCCAATTTTTAAAAGATAAGCAAGTGAAGAGTGTTTTTTGTGGTTCAAACTTTACTGCTGTTGTTTGCCTTCATAAATGGATACCGAGTGTTGATCATTCTGCATGTTCAGGCTGTCGTAATCCATTTAATTTTAGAAGAAAACGTCATAATTGTTACAACTGTGGACTTGTTTTTTGCAATTCATGCACCAGCAAAAAATCTATGAAGGCTTCCCTTGCTCCAAATTCCAACAAGACATATCGTgtttgtgatgattgttattttAAACTTAAGAAAACCGCTGAATCAGTATCCTTGCAAACTCCTAGCTGGAAAAGTGTCAGTTCGCAAGACAGTAAGGCCCCTAAAACACAGGGAACACTATTAAAACTTTCTTCATTTGGTTCTATTGTTCAATCAGAAAGCAGTCACTCAAAGCTTCCAGATTCTCTTGATAGCCATGTTTTTACAGCTTTGAATGGAAAATTACAGCTGGGGGGTTTTGTTCTTTCCAAATTATCAAACTCTCTTTCCGTGGAAGCTAGGAAATACCTGTCTGTTTCTGAGCTTGCTACAAGAATATCTTGTCAGCCAACTTCTCCAGTTTCATCGAAGTCAAGCCCACGACAATCTTGTGAAGATATCGTACATGAAGATTTAAGACACAGAAATGGTGTTCTAAGTCACGAAGTTATAAGTTTAAAAACACAA GTTGAAGAACTTACTCGGAAGTCAAAAAGTCTTGAGGCCGAACTTGAGAGAACATCAAAGCAATTGAAGGAAGTGGCTGAAGTAGCTGCGGATGAAGCTGGAAAGTGTAAATCTGCAAAAGAGGTTATAAAGTCATTGACAGCTCAG TTGAAGGAAATGATGCAAAGACTGCCAGAAGGTCATGATGCTGACTTAAGCACCGATTCCTATGTTGAAACCACTAATAGGATTGTAGATCAATCCATAGATGAGAGTCATATGACAAACATGATCACTCCCAAAAACGAAAGCAGAGGCAATGCAGAAAAGGTGGTATTGCCTAATGGCGTCACAACACAAAGTGGAAAGGCAGAATGGGTGGTGCAAGATGAACCAGGTGTATACGTAAGTTTGTCTTCCCTTCCAGGTGGTGGTAATGAACTTAAGCGCGTTCGCTTCAG TCGAAGGCATTTCACAGAAGAAGAAGCTGAAAAGTGGTGGGCTGAAAATGGTCCCAAAGTATTGGAGCGGCACAATGTAGTTGCCTTGTAG
- the LOC127137220 gene encoding uncharacterized protein LOC127137220, protein MKTTSVNTKKRSSSVKTSSVKCPKSEDSQHFSVTLHHGGEFYRVFEEEIIYRGGTDTTVNGIHVSNWNMDNIEKLLSRLGYKADCVRVWTKVLEIQDGFFLIRKDDDAVDDFALYFSAMNVKGDLYVEHSTGNMDPADREPKCVNDDDHPPDNGIDGLDEEKVEGLDDSEDERATAYFDGFEGIDVTKPIRWEPNNSMEEPNKSMNSDDVYYSDELNSSDPDDSCDEERPKYARFRKEHLNKDFIFKWGMEFNTLDDFRAVIREWSVLNGREISFVKNEGDRVRVVCKHKCGFLVLCSKVGHKETFAIKTLVHKHTCARVLNNKSASSKWVAKHVVKRMQTSDTVRIRDIIQDMRQTYSVGITVAKAWRAKLIAKKIIEGDADNQYASIWRYAEELRRVNHGNTVKINVERPSPSIQPRFGSFYFCFDGCKKGFIHGCRPFVGVDGCHLKTKYGGQLLIAVGRDANDQYFPLAFGVVENETKESWRWFIQLLMEDIGQDRRYVFISDQQKRLVAVFEELSDTIEHRLCLRHLYANFKKRFGGGALIRDLMMGAAKATYYQAWVQKMNELKNADPNAWTWLMAVPTKSWCKHAFSFYPKCDTLMNNISESFNATILAARDKPILTMCEWIRKYLMNRLSTSASKLENWPHKVMPIPRRRLDNEVFRSGHWLPTWSIAETFQVTHSYNTHEFIVDIAKRSCSCNFWELVGIPCRHAVAALSYRKQNPDEFVDACYTREKFALCYGFSVSPINGQDMWPEVEMEPPLPPAYKNGPGRPKKIRIRESGEDGARKRRSGPKQFLIINKFIKVIMAIS, encoded by the exons atgaagacAACCTCAGTGAATACGAAGAAGCGATCCAGCTCAGTGAAGACGAGCTCAGTGAAGTGTCCAAAGTCCGAG GATTCACAACACTTTAGTGTTACACTCCACCATGGGGGTGAATTTTACAGGGTTTTTGAAGAAGAAATTATATACAGAGGGGGTACGGATACGACAGTTAATGGGATACATGTTTCAAATTGGAACATGGATAACATTGAGAAGTTGTTGAGTAGGTTAGGGTATAAGGCTGATTGTGTTAGGGTATGGACAAAAGTTTTAGAAATTCAAGATGGTTTTTTTCTGATTAGGAAAGATGATGATGCTGTTGATGATTTTGCTCTATACTTTAGTGCAATGAATGTGAAAGGAGATTTGTATGTTGAACATAGTACTGGGAACATGGACCCTGCTGATAGGGAACctaaatgtgtgaatgatgatgaccACCCCCCTGATAATGGAATTGATGGGTTAGATGAGGAGAAGGTAGAAGGGTTAGATGACAGTGAAGATGAAAGAGCTACTGCTTACTTTGATGGTTTTGAAGGAATAGATGTTACTAAGCCTATTAGGTGGGAGCCCAATAACAGTATGGAGGAGCCCAATAAGAGTATGAATTCAGATGATGTATACTATAGTGATGAGTTGAATAGTTCTGACCCAGATGATTCTTGTGATGAAGAAAGGCCCAAGTATGCTAGGTTTAGGAAAGAGCATCTAAACAAAGACTTTATATTCAAGTGGGGTATGGAATTCAACACACTTGATGACTTTAGGGCAGTTATCCGTGAGTGGTCAGTGCTTAATGGGAGGGAAATTTCTTTTGTGAAAAATGAGGGAGATAGGGTAAGGGTGGTGTGTAAGCATAAATGTGGGTTTTTAGTCTTATGCTCTAAGGTGGGCCACAAGGAGACTTTTGCTATAAAAACACTTGTACATAAGCACACATGTGCTAGGGTTTTGAACAACAAGTCTGCTAGCTCAAAGTGGGTGGCCAAGCATGTGGTAAAGAGGATGCAAACTTCTGATACAGTCAGGATAAGAGACATCATCCAAGATATGAGGCAAACATATTCTGTGGGTATTACTGTTGCAAAAGCATGGAGGGCTAAGCTAATTGCCAAGAAGATAATTGAAGGTGATGCTGACAATCAGTATGCTTCCATATGGAGGTATGCAGAAGAACTAAGAAGGGTAAACCATGGCAACACTGTGAAGATAAATGTAGAAAGACCTAGTCCATCCATACAACCAAGGTTTGGGTcattttatttctgttttgatggCTGTAAGAAAGGCTTTATTCATGGATGCAGACCATTTGTGGGGGTTGATGGATGTCACTTAAAGACCAAGTATGGTGGACAGTTACTTATTGCTGTAGGCAGGGATGCTAATGATCAATACTTCCCTTTGGCATTTGGTGTGGTTGAAAATGAAACAAAGGAGAGTTGGAGATGGTTTATACAACTACTAATGGAGGACATTGGTCAGGATAGAAGATATGTATTTATCTCTGATCAACAGAAG AGACTTGTGGCTGTATTTGAAGAATTGTCTGATACTATTGAGCATAGATTATGTCTTAGGCACTTGTATGCTAATTTCAAGAAAAGGTTTGGTGGAGGAGCCCTTATTAGAGATTTAATGATGGGAGCTGCTAAAGCCACATACTATCAGGCATGGGTCCAAAAGATGAATGAATTGAAGAATGCAGATCCCAATGCTTGGACTTGGTTGATGGCTGTTCCTACCAAAAGCTGGTGTAAGCATGCCTTTTCTTTTTACCCTAAATGTGATACATTGATGAATAATATCTCAGAGTCTTTTAATGCTACCATTCTAGCTGCTAGGGACAAACCTATACTCACAATGTGTGAGTGGATAAGAAAATATCTGATGAATAGGTTATCCACCTCTGCAAGTAAACTAGAAAATTGGCCACATAAGGTGATGCCAATACCTAGGAGAAGGTTAGATAATGAGGTGTTCAGGAGTGGTCATTGGTTGCCAACATGGTCAATTGCTGAGACTTTTCAGGTTACACATAGTTACAACACACATGAATTTATTGTTGACATTGCTAAAAGGTCATGTAGTTGTAATTTTTGGGAATTAGTAGGAATTCCATGTAGGCATGCTGTAGCTGCTCTGAGTTATAGAAAGCAAAACCCTGATGAATTTGTTGATGCTTGTTACACAAGAGAAAAGTTTGCACTATGTTATGGATTTTCAGTAAGTCCAATCAATGGTCAAGATATGTGGCCAGAAGTTGAGATGGAACCACCTCTACCACCTGCATATAAAAATGGTCCTGGTAGACCTAAGAAGATTAGGATAAGAGAAAGTGGAGAGGATGGTGCAAGGAAGAGAAGATCTG GTCCTAAACAATTTCTAATAATTAACAAATTTATTAAAGTGATAATGGCAATATCTTAA